In Pseudoduganella albidiflava, a single window of DNA contains:
- a CDS encoding EAL domain-containing protein: MSTILIVDDRPTNRDYLLTLLGFTPHNVLEAADGAQALDLCHRHRPDLVITDILMPTMDGYEFVQRLRATPELAATPVIFFSATYSLPEMRAMGAACGVRTVLPKPAEPQAILDAMNLELGLDEAYSKSTGEVARAATPAAAGFFHSPPATAFFDSPPAPAPSDAAPAAGSSGATPGAPAPPDNTVQRMAALHELSLRLNGERDAGAMARRFCTAASTILHADIVVLCLLDAHESGVQHVEAVGIDVGLVRPVLVERGAFPGSMMDQHEGLRRCRADGDMPALPGGHPEVANLLGLAVRDQFHLYGWLYAANRRGAPCFDDTDEQFIRMLAAQLAVAYENMNLYEVVQRHAAQLQMEASARRSADAALRTSEARYRAMTQSAPDAIIGSDQDERILHFNRAAEAMFGYKEQEMLGQPITLLIAECSLAEHRERVQRYRKHGERLYSNRIVELTLKRKGGEEFTGELALSAVSVNGEAIFTSILRDITARRALEERLRLSAQAFDSAQDSIMMMKADATIIAVNPAFEQATGYSEREVLGQHPRLLDSGRHDSAFYRAIWHSLETQGQWSGEIWNRRKNGQVYPERVRMNAVRNQREEIVAYVSVASDISALKEAHTQLDFVSNHDPLTLLPNRNLLNDRLQLALTAAQHGGNEVALLLFDIDRLQRVNDALGHATGDALLQEIARRVAAIVPPGDTLAHLGADEFALVLTRFQAVDDIIVTVRKLMEQVAEPVRLADQDLYVTASVGISIYPRDGVTPGALLTGADVALSHVKEAGRNNFHFYTGEMNAHALRWMSLEVHLRHAVERNELRLYFQPQVSLADGRVTGVEALLRWQSAELGMIPPGDFIPLAEDSGLILDIGTWVIEEACRQMKAWHAKGLPAMTVAVNVSARQFATGTVPAVVSKALRDNGVAPRWLEVELTESVMMHDSEHTQMQLNELSAMGVSISLDDFGTGYSSLGYLSRFRLDKLKIDQTFVKNITTDPRSAAIARATTALAHGLNLVVVAEGVETEGQLAFLRDMGCDKIQGYLFSRPLPVDELSVLLLEQRMLATVALPPPAARTLLLVDDEPGVLHALERAFRREGYRVLLASSGRQALELLASNDVQVVLSDQRMPHMDGTELLARVRELHPHTVRMILSGYADVASIQQAIDRGAIHKFLGKPWDDTELRAAVREAFDLAQARHPVVPVGTADR; encoded by the coding sequence ATGTCCACCATTCTGATCGTCGATGACCGCCCTACCAACCGCGACTACCTGCTGACACTGCTCGGTTTTACTCCGCATAACGTGCTCGAAGCTGCCGACGGCGCCCAGGCGCTGGACCTGTGCCACCGCCACCGCCCGGACCTGGTCATCACCGACATCCTGATGCCCACGATGGATGGCTACGAGTTCGTGCAGCGCCTGCGCGCCACGCCGGAACTGGCCGCCACGCCGGTCATCTTTTTCTCCGCCACGTACTCGCTGCCCGAAATGCGGGCGATGGGCGCGGCATGCGGGGTGCGCACGGTGCTGCCGAAACCCGCCGAGCCGCAAGCGATCCTGGATGCCATGAACCTGGAACTGGGGCTGGATGAAGCGTACTCCAAGTCGACCGGCGAAGTCGCCCGCGCCGCCACGCCGGCCGCCGCGGGGTTCTTCCATTCGCCACCGGCCACGGCTTTCTTCGATTCTCCGCCGGCCCCGGCGCCCTCCGATGCCGCGCCCGCCGCCGGATCGAGCGGCGCCACGCCAGGCGCCCCGGCACCGCCCGACAACACCGTGCAGCGGATGGCGGCGCTGCACGAACTGTCGCTGCGCCTGAATGGCGAACGCGACGCCGGTGCGATGGCGCGCCGCTTCTGCACGGCCGCCAGCACGATCCTGCATGCCGACATCGTGGTCCTGTGCCTGCTCGATGCGCATGAAAGCGGCGTGCAGCACGTGGAGGCCGTCGGCATCGACGTGGGCCTGGTGCGGCCGGTGCTGGTCGAGCGCGGCGCGTTCCCCGGCTCGATGATGGACCAGCACGAGGGGCTGCGCCGCTGCCGGGCCGATGGCGACATGCCGGCGCTGCCGGGTGGCCATCCGGAAGTGGCCAACCTGCTGGGCCTTGCCGTGCGCGACCAGTTCCACCTGTACGGCTGGCTGTATGCGGCGAACCGCCGCGGCGCGCCCTGCTTCGACGATACCGACGAACAGTTCATCCGCATGCTGGCCGCGCAGCTGGCGGTCGCCTACGAGAACATGAACCTGTACGAGGTGGTGCAGCGCCACGCGGCGCAGCTGCAGATGGAAGCATCGGCGCGGCGCAGCGCCGATGCGGCGCTGCGCACCAGCGAAGCACGCTACCGGGCCATGACGCAGTCGGCGCCGGATGCGATCATCGGTTCCGACCAGGATGAGCGCATCCTGCACTTCAACCGCGCCGCCGAGGCGATGTTCGGCTACAAGGAACAGGAAATGCTGGGCCAGCCGATCACGCTGCTGATCGCCGAATGCTCGCTGGCCGAGCACCGCGAGCGCGTGCAGCGCTACCGCAAGCACGGCGAGCGCCTGTACAGCAACCGCATCGTCGAACTGACGCTCAAGCGCAAGGGTGGCGAAGAGTTCACCGGCGAGCTGGCGCTGTCGGCGGTCAGCGTAAACGGCGAAGCGATCTTCACCAGCATCCTGCGCGACATCACCGCGCGCCGCGCGCTGGAGGAACGCCTGCGGTTGTCGGCCCAGGCATTCGACAGTGCGCAGGACAGCATCATGATGATGAAGGCCGACGCCACCATCATCGCCGTCAATCCCGCCTTCGAGCAGGCCACCGGTTACAGCGAGCGCGAGGTGCTCGGCCAGCATCCGCGGCTGCTGGACTCGGGCCGGCACGACAGCGCGTTCTACCGCGCCATCTGGCACAGCCTGGAAACCCAGGGCCAGTGGTCCGGCGAAATCTGGAACCGCCGCAAGAACGGCCAGGTCTATCCGGAACGCGTGCGCATGAACGCGGTGCGCAACCAGCGTGAAGAGATCGTGGCGTATGTGTCCGTTGCCAGCGACATCAGCGCGCTGAAGGAAGCACACACGCAGCTCGACTTCGTCAGCAACCACGACCCGCTGACGCTGCTGCCGAACCGGAACCTGCTGAACGACCGGCTGCAGCTGGCATTGACGGCGGCGCAGCATGGCGGCAACGAGGTGGCGCTGCTGCTGTTCGATATCGACCGGCTGCAGCGCGTGAACGACGCGCTCGGCCACGCCACCGGCGACGCGCTGCTGCAGGAAATCGCCCGCCGCGTGGCCGCCATCGTGCCGCCCGGCGATACGCTGGCGCACCTGGGGGCGGACGAATTCGCGCTCGTGCTGACCCGCTTCCAGGCCGTGGACGACATCATCGTCACCGTGCGCAAGCTGATGGAACAGGTGGCCGAACCGGTGCGGCTGGCGGACCAGGACCTGTATGTGACAGCCTCGGTGGGCATCAGCATCTATCCGCGCGACGGCGTCACGCCCGGGGCGCTGCTGACGGGCGCGGACGTGGCGCTGTCCCACGTGAAGGAAGCAGGCCGCAACAACTTCCACTTCTACACGGGCGAAATGAACGCGCACGCGCTGCGCTGGATGTCGCTCGAGGTGCACCTGCGCCATGCCGTCGAGCGCAACGAGCTGCGCCTGTATTTCCAGCCGCAGGTGTCGCTGGCGGACGGCCGGGTCACCGGGGTCGAGGCGCTGCTGCGCTGGCAAAGCGCGGAACTGGGCATGATCCCGCCCGGCGACTTCATCCCGCTGGCCGAGGACAGCGGCCTGATCCTCGACATCGGCACCTGGGTGATCGAGGAAGCCTGCCGGCAGATGAAGGCATGGCATGCGAAGGGATTGCCGGCGATGACGGTGGCCGTCAACGTGTCGGCCCGCCAGTTCGCCACGGGCACGGTGCCCGCCGTGGTCAGCAAGGCATTGCGGGACAACGGCGTGGCGCCCCGCTGGCTGGAAGTGGAGCTGACGGAAAGCGTGATGATGCACGACAGCGAGCACACGCAGATGCAGCTGAACGAGCTGTCGGCGATGGGCGTGTCGATCTCGCTCGACGATTTCGGCACCGGTTACTCGTCGCTCGGCTACCTGTCGCGCTTCCGGCTCGACAAGCTGAAGATCGACCAGACCTTCGTGAAGAACATCACGACCGATCCGCGCAGCGCCGCCATCGCGCGCGCCACCACGGCGCTGGCGCATGGCCTGAACCTGGTGGTGGTGGCCGAAGGGGTCGAGACGGAAGGCCAGCTGGCATTCCTGCGCGACATGGGCTGCGACAAGATCCAGGGCTACCTGTTCAGCCGCCCGCTGCCGGTGGACGAGCTGTCCGTGCTGCTGCTCGAACAACGGATGCTGGCGACCGTGGCGCTGCCGCCGCCGGCTGCCCGCACGCTGCTGCTGGTCGACGACGAACCTGGCGTGCTGCATGCGCTGGAGCGGGCATTCCGGCGCGAAGGCTACCGGGTGCTGCTGGCCAGCAGCGGGCGCCAGGCGCTGGAGCTGTTGGCCAGCAACGACGTGCAGGTGGTGCTGTCGGACCAGCGCATGCCGCACATGGACGGCACGGAACTCCTGGCGCGGGTGCGCGAGCTGCATCCGCATACGGTGCGGATGATCCTGTCGGGCTATGCGGACGTGGCCAGCATCCAGCAGGCCATCGACCGGGGCGCGATCCACAAGTTCCTCGGCAAGCCCTGGGACGACACCGAGCTGCGCGCGGCGGTGCGCGAAGCGTTCGACCTGGCGCAGGCGCGACACCCCGTGGTACCGGTGGGCACGGCCGACCGATAA
- a CDS encoding OsmC family protein: MKTNGSAVWSGGIKDGKGAISSQSGALKEYPYGFASRFEGKPGTNPEELIGAAHAGCFTMALSLILGEAGLTAEKMDTRADVTLEKQDDGFAITAVHLTLQAKIPGADEAKFQELAAKAKAGCPVSKLLKADITLEATLL; this comes from the coding sequence ATGAAGACGAACGGTTCGGCTGTCTGGTCCGGCGGTATCAAGGATGGCAAGGGCGCCATCAGCAGCCAGAGCGGCGCATTGAAGGAGTACCCGTACGGCTTTGCCAGCCGTTTCGAAGGCAAGCCGGGTACCAATCCCGAGGAACTGATCGGCGCGGCCCATGCCGGCTGCTTCACGATGGCGCTGTCGCTGATCCTCGGCGAAGCGGGCCTGACGGCCGAGAAGATGGACACCCGGGCCGACGTCACGCTGGAAAAACAGGACGACGGCTTCGCCATCACCGCCGTGCACCTGACCTTGCAGGCGAAGATCCCCGGTGCCGACGAGGCGAAATTCCAGGAACTGGCGGCCAAGGCAAAGGCCGGCTGCCCCGTGTCGAAATTGCTGAAGGCGGACATCACGCTGGAAGCCACGCTGCTGTAA
- a CDS encoding SMP-30/gluconolactonase/LRE family protein codes for MTPQNLWPLGAELGEGPVWIPEQNRLYFVNLVGNTLHALDADGTRHAWPLPDYVCWLIPRKDGDGYMAGLRDGIVRLWLDSASATPRFEYLHRLPGADTGIRLNDAKADAAGRIWAGSMNARDVSRADGKLFRLDPDGSLHVALPEYHICNGPTFSLDGRTMYHNDSFLNRTYAYAVNADGSLGAPALWRQFGEGEGSPDGTTVDSEDCVWIAQWGGARVCRYSPSGELLATIPMPVNQPSSVAFGGADLKTLYITSAWQGFDAAARDADPQAGALFSVQLDVAGVPVARFG; via the coding sequence ATGACACCGCAAAACCTGTGGCCGCTGGGCGCCGAACTGGGCGAAGGCCCGGTCTGGATTCCCGAACAGAACCGCCTGTATTTCGTCAACCTGGTCGGCAACACGCTGCACGCGCTCGATGCCGACGGCACGCGCCACGCCTGGCCGCTGCCGGACTACGTGTGCTGGCTGATTCCCCGCAAGGATGGCGACGGCTACATGGCCGGCCTGCGCGACGGCATCGTGCGGCTCTGGCTCGATTCCGCATCGGCCACCCCGCGCTTCGAGTACCTGCACCGCCTGCCCGGCGCCGATACCGGCATCCGCCTGAACGACGCGAAGGCCGACGCGGCGGGCCGCATCTGGGCCGGCTCGATGAACGCACGCGACGTGAGCCGCGCGGACGGCAAGCTGTTCCGGCTCGACCCGGATGGCAGCCTGCACGTCGCGCTGCCCGAGTACCACATCTGCAACGGCCCCACGTTCAGCCTGGACGGCCGCACCATGTACCACAACGACAGCTTCCTGAACCGCACCTACGCCTACGCGGTGAACGCCGACGGCAGCCTGGGCGCGCCGGCGCTGTGGCGCCAGTTCGGCGAAGGCGAAGGCTCGCCCGATGGCACGACGGTGGACAGCGAGGATTGCGTGTGGATCGCCCAGTGGGGCGGCGCTCGCGTGTGCCGCTACAGCCCCTCGGGCGAACTGCTGGCAACCATCCCCATGCCGGTCAACCAGCCATCGTCCGTGGCGTTCGGCGGCGCGGACCTGAAGACGCTGTACATCACCAGCGCCTGGCAGGGCTTCGATGCGGCCGCGCGGGACGCCGATCCGCAGGCGGGTGCGCTGTTCTCCGTGCAGCTCGACGTGGCCGGCGTGCCGGTGGCCCGCTTCGGCTGA